Proteins found in one Sorghum bicolor cultivar BTx623 chromosome 1, Sorghum_bicolor_NCBIv3, whole genome shotgun sequence genomic segment:
- the LOC110434923 gene encoding uncharacterized protein LOC110434923 isoform X1, protein MLCAANHPRPPHSAAPFMSSSSRPPRPRPPRRSENAAPTSLSFTAPIYLFLTATGKCRVGFPQECEDSPHPPPHPTHPTTNVSEYPLQLFNEVKLTNSFSLRCSSLRDVCLVPEYQPRRIVMHKEVNLPPSEPRSTEVLCVNLCH, encoded by the exons ATGCTCTGTGCCGCCAACCATCCGCGGCCACCACACTCTGCTGCTCCATTTATGTCGTCATCGAGCCGCCCTCCACGGCCACGACCACCACGCCGAAGCGAGAACGCCGCTCCAACGTCTCTATCCTTCACGGCACCG ATTTACTTATTTTTGACTGCCACCGGGAAGTGTCGCGTAG GTTTTCCACAGGAGTGCGAGGACTCCCCAcaccccccaccccaccccacccacCCCACCACCAACGTTAGTGAGTATCCTCTCCAATTATTCAATGAAGTTAAACTGACAAATTCTTTTTCTCTTCGTTGCTCATCTCTTAGGGATGTCTGCTTAGTTCCAGAATACCAACCAAGGAGAATAGTCATGCACAAAGAGGTCAATCTACCACCGTCCGAACCAAGATCAACAGAAGTTCTATGCGTCAACCTCTGCCACTAG
- the LOC110434923 gene encoding uncharacterized protein LOC110434923 isoform X2: MLCAANHPRPPHSAAPFMSSSSRPPRPRPPRRSENAAPTSLSFTAPIIHRVKFSNFWVFYAESCKDFGKGKKKELATKDSFAYLLIFDCHREVSRRFSTGVRGLPTPPTPPHPPHHQR; encoded by the exons ATGCTCTGTGCCGCCAACCATCCGCGGCCACCACACTCTGCTGCTCCATTTATGTCGTCATCGAGCCGCCCTCCACGGCCACGACCACCACGCCGAAGCGAGAACGCCGCTCCAACGTCTCTATCCTTCACGGCACCG ATCATACACAGAGTGAAGTTCAGTAACTTCTGGGTTTTTTATGCAGAAAGTTGTAAAGATTTTGGTAAGGGGAAGAAGAAAGAACTAGCCACAAAAGATAGTTTCGCCT ATTTACTTATTTTTGACTGCCACCGGGAAGTGTCGCGTAG GTTTTCCACAGGAGTGCGAGGACTCCCCAcaccccccaccccaccccacccacCCCACCACCAACGTTAG